The genomic stretch CTGTATCATAGCGGAGGGCAGTTGGAAAGTAGCATTTCAATCCTAGTCGATGGCATTCTACTTGGGAAAACCATTGTAGTGGTTGACAAATTGGACGAAGCATTCCTGGTTCACACGCGGAGTCTGGACAAAAGGGCCATCGATCAGCCGGCGACGGAGCAAGTCATCCGTGGTCCGCGTGAAGGGTTCATTGAGATGCTGGATACGAATATCTCACTGCTTCGCTATCGGCTGCCAACCATTGATTTTCACATTGAAACGATGGAGATCGGTCGTAGAAGCAAATCGAAAGTAGCTGTTTGCTATTTGGATGGGGTTACAAACCTGGATCTGTTGAAAGAAGTCAATAAGCGCCTTTCTAACATTGATATAGACGCGGTGTTGGATTCGGGGTATCTGGAGCAGTATATCGAGGATAATCATTTATCCCCGTTTCCGCAAGTTCAATATACGGAACGACCAGATAAAGTAGTGGCTAACCTGCTGGAGGGAAGGGTGGCTATTATTGTCGATGGTTCTCCTCTAGCACTGGTCGTACCAACGGTGTTCAACCAATTCTACCAAACGGTTGAGGACTACACAGAGCGATTTCTGCTCATGAGCGCGATCCGGATGGCGAGGCTGGTGGCCTTGGTATTTTCGTTGATATTTCCTTCTCTGTACGTGGCGATCATTTCCTTCAACCCGGAGCTGATACCTACCGAGTTTGCCGTAGCGGTGGCTGGCGGACGAGCGGGCGTTCCGTTCCCCGCCATTATCGAGGTGCTGGTCATTGAAATCTCGATGGAGGTGCTTCGGGAAGCGACGATTCGGTTACCACAGCAAGTCGGCGGGGCGCTATCCATCGTCGGTGTCCTTGTTGTCGGGCAGGCCGCGGTAGCAGCCGGATTCGCCAGTCCGATCACCGTCGTTATCATTGCGTTAACGACAATCGGATCCTTCGCAACGCCGGCCTATAATGCTGCGCTTGCCTTACGTCTCCTGCGGTTTCCACTCATAATAATGGCCGGCATCTTCGGTCTTTACGGCGTTATGATCGGATTGATTCTTATTCTGAATCATTTGCTTTCTCTGAAATCGTTTGGGGTCCCTTACATGAGCCCGTTAGTTCCCGGCAACTTTCAAGGAATGAAGGATGTGCTCATACGTGGCCCTTTATGGTGGATGAGCGATAGGCCTTCATTCTTGCAAACGATCGAGAAAAACCGATTGGGAACAGAAGCTGAATCTGGTTTTGACGTGATGGAAAATCTCCACAATCAGACTGAGAACGTACTGGATCCGATGAATGAAAAGAAATCGAAAGGAGCGTCAGTCGATGGAGAATCCCCGCCAGATAACGGTGATCCAAGCCGCGGCAATACTGTTTAGCACTATCATCGGAGTAGGGGTTCTTCCGCTGCCTCTCTTCGCCGTTCGCGTGGCGAATTCGGGAGCTCCGCTCGTCACGCTGCTTGGAATGCTTCTCGGCTTTGTGGGACTTGGGATCATTACCCTGCTTGGCATGCGGTTTCCGAACAAATCGATCATTCAATACAGTGAGGATATACTTGGCAAATGGCTCGCTTTGCTTGGCAATATCCTTATCATCGT from Paenibacillus sp. FSL H8-0548 encodes the following:
- a CDS encoding spore germination protein, giving the protein MKISGNLEDTITIIDSLLGMNADFLKRRFHVFGQYPAAVFYYSSMTNSTMINSEILKPLMYPPPSLESESIAEDQLKSILFNDSLYHSGGQLESSISILVDGILLGKTIVVVDKLDEAFLVHTRSLDKRAIDQPATEQVIRGPREGFIEMLDTNISLLRYRLPTIDFHIETMEIGRRSKSKVAVCYLDGVTNLDLLKEVNKRLSNIDIDAVLDSGYLEQYIEDNHLSPFPQVQYTERPDKVVANLLEGRVAIIVDGSPLALVVPTVFNQFYQTVEDYTERFLLMSAIRMARLVALVFSLIFPSLYVAIISFNPELIPTEFAVAVAGGRAGVPFPAIIEVLVIEISMEVLREATIRLPQQVGGALSIVGVLVVGQAAVAAGFASPITVVIIALTTIGSFATPAYNAALALRLLRFPLIIMAGIFGLYGVMIGLILILNHLLSLKSFGVPYMSPLVPGNFQGMKDVLIRGPLWWMSDRPSFLQTIEKNRLGTEAESGFDVMENLHNQTENVLDPMNEKKSKGASVDGESPPDNGDPSRGNTV